agtgTTTATCACTCCATGGCTTAGTCAAACAACATCAAAGGGAGAGAAAAATGATATCCTTCAATGACCAATGTCAAACCTCAAACTTTTAGATTTGGTTCTctcttgaaaagaaaaagagaagagaaagacacCCTCTTGCAAATGCAAAGCTTAATTATGAGGGACAGAGAATGGTTTCTGACTCTTACAATCCTCTTTTTTACACATAGGTTTTCTCCGAACACATCCACCCCTACCATGCATCAAGGCCTATATGCTCATGCACAAACTCACTAAAACTCACTAACGCATGCAAACATAAGCAcaacatcattaaataaataattaatttatttcaagcacttaatttaaatttaattatacttgctaattaattaaaaacactcaatcatatattattaaaataatagttacaTTAAATACTTAGAGGAAAAATTTTGTCATCCATAATAGTCCTATTCAATTtagaacaaaaaaatgttacaccagccgttaatattttaaaactctCTCATCTTTTATGACTCaccctaaaatatatttttaagaatttatattaaacatttatctaaaatgaatttgaaaagtCAACAATTTTTATAAAGGAAAATCAACacttataataaatgtttttttcgtCTCAAAATAAGTAtcacatttgaaaaaaaaattatcctaaaataagtgtctcatttgattttttttaatgtaatattattttttttactactcCCTCCATCgcaaaataattgttgtcttaggttattttacacaaataaaaaagtaaaaaataaatgaaataaagtaataattgtataaaattaaccttatatcattattaatttatttatagatttagTTGTTagccattaatattataagggaTATAAGCCAAAAAGGCaactaaactaaaataaaataattttaatttggaataatttttttcttctcatacgACAATTATATTGAGACGAAAAGAGTAATACACTTAATAAatgttactttaattttttaatataatattaatactctctctaatcataaatataagacttttttttaattaatttgtaatctTTAAGAAAGTTAGTTAATATAATTAGTAACATTAAActtgttaaaaatttaattattttttcaaaattatccttaagcttattagaaatcataatctctctcttttcacttaattgtttttacacataattaaataatttgtgttAGTCTTCTTGTCCAATCCTTATAAGAGAAATAAtgtatttatcttttagatatataacatttatggtaaaataataaaagatatttgagtaaaaaagtaattaatacaaAACACAATTAGAAAATagtcttataaaaagaaaaaaaaataaaactgaaaaaaagagtttttagGGACTgcaaaaattattaaggttaattttataacattattatttttttaatctactttttatttgtttaatctaaataaaatattataacacGAGACTTATTTTAGGTGGTAGGGAGTAATGTTTAAGATTTGTATGAGATTGTAAAAAATCTTCTACACAGAAACACAACCTTCCAGATAATATGACACCCACCCACAATCTTCAACTAATATCACCCACACATATTTATTGCACACTTCCCATTAGACAAGGGTCCCTTTGTTTCTATATATACTTATGTTAATTGTGATTGGTCCCGAGTCTGGCTGCCTCACAAAATAGTAGTATTACAGTACATCGTTAATTTCTCCCAGATTCGCTTTGTCGTGTCTCGAGCATCCTTGATGTCCAGGGAAATCCATATTTGTCCTTTTTTCTGCGTACTTTCATCGAATTATTGCTTGTTAGCTCTATACCAACTTCTTATATATCCCATCCTCCACATCTACGCCTGAATCATCGTCCAACTATTAGTTCCTCTCTCTGCGTTCATATCGCAACATGCTTCCCTTTTCAACTCTCTTTCAAACCCCGTTAACCACCGAGTATTGGTACAACCACCCCACAACAACACTTCTAGCGTTCTTGCTCATCTCCCTTGTTACTTGCTATGCATGGCTCAAGCCCAAGGCCCAAAGGCTTCCACCGGGCCCATCGGGCCTCCCTTTCTTCGGGAACCTCCTATCCTTGGACCCAGACCTCCACACTTACTTCGCCGTCCTGGCCCAGATCCACGGTCCAATCTTCAAGCTCCAGCTCGGGAGCAAACTCTGCATCGTGCTGACTTCGCCGCCCATGGCTCGCGCGGTGCTCAAAGAGAACGACACCGTTTTCGCAAACCGTGACGTCCCTGCCGCGGGCCGGGCCGCGAGCTACGGCGGATCCGACATAGTGTGGACCCCATACGGGCCCGAGTGGCGGATGCTGCGGAAGGTGTGCGTGGCTAAGATGCTGAGCCACGCCACGCTGGATACGGTGTACGATCTGCGCCGCGAGGAGGTGCGCAAAACGGTGTCGTATTTGCACGACCGAGTGGGGAGTGCGGTGAATATAGGGGAACAGGTGTTTATTTTCTTATGGACAAcgattaattgttagtttttgttatccCCAACTTTTTTCGCTTTCTTTCTTAACCACTTAATCAACATGCAACAGGTTTTTCTGACGGTGATAAATGTGATAACGAACATGCTGTGGGGAGGGGTGGTGGAAGGGGCGGAGAGAGAGAGCATGGGGGCGGAGTTCAGGGAGCTTGTGGCGGAGATGACGCAGCTTTTGGGGAAGCCGAACGTGTCGGATTTTTTTCCCGGGTTGGCCCGGTTCGATTTGCAAGGTGTGGAGAAACAGATGAACGCGCTGGTGCCACGGTTCGATGGGATATTTGAACGGATGATTGGTGAAAGAAAGAAGGTGGAATTGGAAGGGGCAGAAAGGATGGACTTTCTGCAGTTTTTGTTGAAGTTGAAGGAGGAAGGCGGTGATGCCAAGACGCCACTCACCATCACCCACGTTAAGGCACTCCTTATGGTACGCTTCCTCTCACAACTCTTGAATTTCACTTTCCCATTTTACTTATGCAGTATGGGTCTATGGGACACCTTGGCCTTACATTTTAGAATTCGTCGGCAGTAGGCAACAAGTTGACTTCTTAGgttcttgtttaatttaaaagtagTATCATCGAGTTGCtttaacaaagaaagaaatatttatataatatgatagagagacaatcaattttttttttttataataacaaacttaactcatttatatatttatgaaatctGTCCATTGACCGATGGATGCTGTACagtaaaatagatatttttcttaaaaaattctttttatgaaAACCTTACATTGATTTTCTTAAAGATGCTGTCAGCACGGGCGACACCTAATTTCATTAGTAACAAAGGAATAAATATAACTTGATATGGTATAATGTATGTGTGGACTGTCATAAGATATGACTGTTCTAGCTAAAAAATGAGCTGCATCATTTCGCCTTGTTGTTTGGCAAACTTTAGAGAAAAGTTGTGAGCAGTTTCTTTCTTACAATCCAAAATAGTATTCTGAAACGTCAGTTTTGGGCTCGACAAGTGTTTGGTTATTCGTCCAACACCCTCAAACGTGCATTTCCATTGGTCAAACTTGAAAAAAAGGTTGACTAGCATGTTTGGATGTTCAAGTAAACATTATTGTGTTTCACATAATCGATTCTGGGTAGCTTCTACTTCAAGGGAGAATCGACTTTTAACTTTGGGTTTGACTTTTCCTCATTttgtccttcatttttctcatgcTGTGTGTTTGTGAGTTATGTGTGGGTATAATTTTATCCACTGTTATCAATAAAACTGCACTTGACACTCTTGcacacaaaaattataaattatcaataatacCTCCAAGTTGTAATACCTTTTTGTTTTAGGGGCCGAGTTGTAATACTTTAACAGCTTACAAAAGACCCTAATGTAACATATCCTATGAAGTTGAGTAGCTTCTCGATCATATACTCACATATTTTGTGCAACGCCTCAGCCTAGTGACAAACATCATTCAGCCATAATTATTGTCAATAAATTTACTTAAAGATAATTACTTAGTCAGAAATACCTAAATAGGATTAAGATAGTATTACCTAACTGGTAATAAGAACATGCAGACCCAATGTCCGATAAGGCCACTATATAAAGGGAGGAGCTCCCTAAGTAAAGAAATTGATTCATTCTTGAATATTCACTAAACATCCCTGGTTTTGTGGTTTGGGGACtcgaaaatttttaatttgtcgtCAGAAGAAAATGGTTTGGGGAAAAAACCGAACTAGTTTGGGGAGAAAATCGTCAAAGAATATGTTTGTTGGTGGAGTGTGTGGAGGGGTGTGCAAAAATTGGCTTGGAGAAAAAACCGAACTAGTTACGAATTGGTTTAAAtggtttgatttttaaaacaaattggaGAATTGGTTTTAAGAACTCGTTTGAAATGTTTTAAGAACCAAACCGGTTTTaagttattcttttttaaaaaaaattatgattttagaaaaaataattcggTTATTAAGTGAACCAAAccgatttaaaaattaattcaatttggtATAATTTGGAGACGATTCAATTTAGTATAGTTTGGAAACGATTCAATTTAAACTAATTTAGACACGCACTCCTAGTAAGTGTTTAAAATTATGAGTGATTCATGTTTTTAGTATTACCATAATGTAAGACAATCTtacaatatctttttatttttttcttcttaatactattataaaaaaggaattaaatacATAATATGCATTTCATGTCTTTATTTTAGAGGATATGCATTTCATGTCTTAAAAACACaagtatatttaatattttctttatctaataaataagaattatctattattttcgTTCGTTAATTTATACTACAAATTAATAATACACCATAATTTTGTtgcatttcttttaatttgaatggctgaataaatataaaaactgtATGTGAACTATTAAAATAGAGGAGACTAAAAATATACAgatactaaaatattaaaaacaaaaatataattaagcctttcttttttcattcagttttctatatatttcttttctttcatccaCATACTCTTTAGACCTAGTACGCTAGTAGGATGTCCTTCAAAAGCGATTCATCGTGGCCAAAAGgagaaactaaataaaaaataaaaagaaaaaacaaggcAATCCTTCTAGGTCCTATGAAGCTTGCTCGTGAGTTAACCAAACCTTCTAATGATATTGAAGAATTTTATGACTAATATTGTGTTGATTTTCAATTATCATAAACAGGACATGGTTGTCGGTGGAACTGACACATCTTCCAACACAATTGAGTTTGCAATGGCAGAAATGATGCACAATCCAGAGATAATGAAGAGAGTCCAAGAGGAGTTGGAAGTTGTAGTTGGGAAAGATAACACGGTAGAAGAGTCTCACATTCATAAGTTATCCTACTTGCAAGCTGTGATGAAAGAAACTCTAAGATTACACCCTGTGCTTCCACTTCTAGTACCTCATTGTCCTAGCGAAACCACTATTGTGGGAGGTTACACAATCCCAAAGGGGTCTCGGGTGTTTGTGAATGTGTGGGCTATTCATAGAGACCCTTCAATTTGGAAGAAATCACTCGAATTTGATCCTACAAGATTCTTAGATGCAAAATTGGATTTCAGTGGCAATGACTTCAACTATTTCCCCTTTGGATCTGGAAGAAGAATTTGTGCAGGAATAGCAATGGCTGAGAAGACGGTTTTGCATTTTCTTGCCACACTCGTACACTTATTTGATTGGACAGTACCCCAAGGAGAAAAGTTAGAGGTATCAGAGAAATTTGGAATTGTTCTCAAAAAGAAAATACCTTTGGTTGCTATCCCCACCCCACGGTTATCCAACCCAGATCTTTATCAATAGAGTTTACTATAATATACTTGTATCCATTATTCAACGCTCAAcactatattaattattttgtaaaaaaaaaaaaactacattaaTTATGTGTACCAGTACCAGCATAAGGTTTTAGATATAAGTCGTTGTCATTGTACATCAAAAAATATggatttgttataaaaaaaattatcctggGTTGGATCATTCATTATGAGTAGCATGTTGAGTGGTTTTTGCCGGGGAGTACTAGTTGTAAATTTAGTAttccattataattttataaagaataaaattttcattaaaaaaagggCATAATCAGTCTCAACTCTGGATCGTGATTTCTCTCATCATAATGGCTATAGAAAGAACTCTAATAAGTATTGTTTGTTATAATGGAcctatttaaacttaaaaaaagtaattttaaaataaatctttttttaataagcttaaaataagtagaaaaatatttttttaaaaacacacacattagaaaaatattttagaagttATTTTTCAATGAGTGTTTTTAGGTCTCTTTCAATACAtcatttcatctttatttctaaattaaatttcaatattttattaaaaatattatcaatggttaaaaataatctaatcacactaattttttttatcacaaatctaaaatataataaaatataatttatatgtttaaattttttatttattacaaagtATAGTTATAGTATAATTTATATCCAAAAGTATTTACTTATTCTGaatattagttatataaaattaacatgctaaaatactaatttttaacataaaatatttttaaaaaacaattttaataaacaaaaactaTCATACTATAAGAGAAGCTTTAATTTTGTATACATGTTCCTAAGAAATTAATCATATTTCATCACTAATGTGtttaatatttacattttataaaaGGTAAACTTAATTCCTTGGGGATTGCATACCTTGATTTAGTTTTGTGTGAAAAAAGTCTTTGTCAATGCTTAAAAACACCTGTGCATAAAGCATTTTCAGCTAAGTGGGGGAGATATATAagcaattaatttttattttgattgagaGGGCAAGCTCTAAAAAAACATTCTTAGTAGTTTACTGGAAAAGGAAAGTATGAATGAGTTCTTTAATGTCTTTAAGCATCTTGAAGATCTTGATATAAACAATTTGATTTATGTTATCTTAATCTTAAACAactcaattaattttctttttaatgtaaatttttattaataagttgtttagctcatatattctatttttctcCTATATTTAATACCAAGTTAAACTACTTTAATTTATACTTATggtaagcctttttttttttctaagaaaaggcaattgaaaacataaaaaggtaTAATTAGTGCTTCTTATAGAAATTAGGACTCAAAGAAACAAGGTAATATCTAGCACCACTTAGAAGGACCTATATATGACAGTTGCTTTCAAGAAGAATATTGGgttttttgtttgtaagaataaATGGCTTAAGAAAGTTGATTATGTAGACTCAATGCATGGCTAGaaacaattataattaaatttgaatgtaATTTCTTTAAGCAAAAGTTTGAAGTTAATAAATTAGttcttttttttgtgtcttaTTTAGTTAATGTATTTATTGACTCTTTATTGGCATGAAAGTAGTTATACAACCTATATTGGTTTAAaacttttctactttttttttatcattaaacttttctacttttaattctataaaagtttttttctgAGATTGTAAATGCAGATAGAAAATAtgctattaatattaaatttttaatgtattttttaaatattaaaaatattattaaaaattattcgacaattttgaaagaaaggaaaaatccatataattttgtgattttaaataaatatta
This region of Glycine soja cultivar W05 chromosome 17, ASM419377v2, whole genome shotgun sequence genomic DNA includes:
- the LOC114393397 gene encoding geraniol 8-hydroxylase-like; the encoded protein is MLPFSTLFQTPLTTEYWYNHPTTTLLAFLLISLVTCYAWLKPKAQRLPPGPSGLPFFGNLLSLDPDLHTYFAVLAQIHGPIFKLQLGSKLCIVLTSPPMARAVLKENDTVFANRDVPAAGRAASYGGSDIVWTPYGPEWRMLRKVCVAKMLSHATLDTVYDLRREEVRKTVSYLHDRVGSAVNIGEQVFLTVINVITNMLWGGVVEGAERESMGAEFRELVAEMTQLLGKPNVSDFFPGLARFDLQGVEKQMNALVPRFDGIFERMIGERKKVELEGAERMDFLQFLLKLKEEGGDAKTPLTITHVKALLMDMVVGGTDTSSNTIEFAMAEMMHNPEIMKRVQEELEVVVGKDNTVEESHIHKLSYLQAVMKETLRLHPVLPLLVPHCPSETTIVGGYTIPKGSRVFVNVWAIHRDPSIWKKSLEFDPTRFLDAKLDFSGNDFNYFPFGSGRRICAGIAMAEKTVLHFLATLVHLFDWTVPQGEKLEVSEKFGIVLKKKIPLVAIPTPRLSNPDLYQ